The Lycium barbarum isolate Lr01 chromosome 9, ASM1917538v2, whole genome shotgun sequence genome has a segment encoding these proteins:
- the LOC132611662 gene encoding uncharacterized protein LOC132611662 yields MLEELTKRVESGENKIEANDKKVEKYNSRVNQIPGAPLVLKGPDSKKFVQIPFPPSAAPMKIPKRFRMPDIPKYNGTTDPNEHVTAYTCVIKGNDLADDERESVLLKKFEETLSKGAMIWYNNLPEHSINSFSMLDDTFVKAQARAIKVETRKSDLFNVKQRDDKNLREFVARFQMERMDLPPVTDDWAVQAFTQGLNSKISITPMELKKNLVGYPAIAWVDVHNRYQLKIRFEDDKILRASSVSWHFNKESDRLRRAVDRDSRSSYERYQPYPLDQRGNGRNSESGKNDRRNDRGQSSRGLINRNVVDRAPVNRESPRLSEYNFCIDIATIAAAVIRNKETRHPRPIQYDPEKRDKSLICKYHHTHGHRTEDYRQPREEVACLFNLGHLREFLNERAKTHFQNLDSNKQDRPKEPQQVIHMIIGGTDVPIGPVMKRTKIFITREKRIRNYDPDGPITFNDEDMEGITQPHNDAL; encoded by the coding sequence ATGCTCGAAGAATTGACTAAACGGGTCGAGTCCGGCGAAAACAAGATAGAGGCGAACGACAAGAAGGTGGAGAAATACAACTCGAGGGTCAATCAGATTCCGGGGGCTCCACTAGTACTGAAGGGACCGGATTCGAAAAAATTTGTTCAAATTCCATTTCCGCCGAGCGCGGCACCAATGAAAATCCCTAAGAGATTTCGCATGCCCGATATCCCAAAGTATAATGGGACGACGGACCCTAATGAACATGTGACTGCATATACTTGTGTTATTAAGGGCAATGATCTCGCCGATGACGAAAGGGAATCAGTGCTACTTAAGAAATTCGAGGAAACCCTATCAAAGGGAGCGATGATTTGGTATAATAacttgcccgagcattcaattaATTCATTTTCCATGCTCGATGATACTTTCGTCAAGGCCCAAGCCAGGGCCATTAAGGTCGAAACACGAAAATCAGACTTATTTAACGTCAAGCAACGAGATGACAAGAACCTCCGCGAGTTTGTGGCTCGATTTCAAATGGAGCGCATGGACTTACCCCCAGTCACGGACGATTGGGCCGTTCAGGCTTTCACCCAAGGGCTCAATTCAAAGATCTCGATCACACCAATGGAGTTAAAGAAAAATCTGGTAGGATACCCGGCGATCGCCTGGGTTGATGTACACAACAGgtaccagttgaagatcaggttCGAAGATGATAAAATTCTGAGGGCTTCTTCGGTATCATGGCATTTCAATAAAGAGAGTGATCGATTGAGGAGAGCAGTAGATCGGGATTCCAGATCGTCATATGAAAGGTACCAGCCTTACCCACTCGATCAAAGGGGAAACGGGCGCAACAGCGAATCAGGAAAGAATGATAGGAGGAATGATCGAGGCCAAAGTAGTCGTGGGTTGATAAACAGAAATGTTGTCGATAGAGCCCCGGTAAACAGAGAATCTCCAAGGTTATCCGAGTATAACTTTTGCATCGATATAGCAACCATAGCGGCGGCCGTTATCCGAAACAAAGAAACAAGGCATCCAAGGCCAATCCAATATGATCCAGAGAAGCGGGATAAAAGTCTTATTTGTAAGTATCATCATACTCACGGCCATCGGACCGAGGATTATCGTCAGCCGAGAGAGGAAGTCGCTTGTCTGTTCAATTTGGGACATCTTCGAGAATTCCTAAATGAACGAGCAAAAACCCATTTCCAGAACCTAGACTCCAATAAGCAGGATAGACCGAAAGAGCCTCAGCAAGTGATACATATGATCATAGGAGGAACTGACGTTCCCATCGGGCCGGTTATGAAACgcaccaaaattttcataacgaGGGAAAAGCGTATCCGGAATTATGACCCCGATGGTCCCATCACGTTCAATGACGAGGACATGGAAGGCATCACCCAGCCGCATAATGACGCACTGTAA